CCGCGAGATGGCGGCCGACCGTGGCGTCGAACACGTGATCAAGAAGCAGGACGGCACGATCGGGGAGAAGAACACCTACCCGCGTAGCCGCGACCCCCGTGACATTGCGGGCTGACCGCCCCGCTGCCTGCGGACTGACCTCTTCGGCCTGGCCGAGGAGGTCAGTCCGCTTCTTGGCGAACAGGACGTTGATGTTCGGGATCGTCTCCCCTGGCTGGGCCGGTCAGTTCAGGCCGGGACCACGTACGGGAACGTGTTGGCACGCGCGGCCTTCGTGACGTCCGAGGTGAGGCCCGAGGTGGTGCCGGTGTTCAGGACCAGGGAGAACATCACCTCGGGCGCGTTGTCGGCCATGGTCCGCCCGTTGCGGATCGCGAAGCCGTAGTTCGCGGCTGTGCCGACCTTGTACGACAGCACGTCGGGGTAGAGCTGCCGGGCGACGCTCCAGCCGTACGCCGGGGGGTCCGGTGCGGTGCCGTTCGCCGCGACGACCCCCGCGACCGCGGTGGCGATCTCCTCTCCGTCTTCGGCGAGGTCCCTGCTGGGGTGTCGGAAGTTGGCGGGGTCCGAAAAGTCGGTGTCGTGGGGCCAGAAGATCGGCCACATCATCGGGTGGCCGGCACGGTTGATCTGGCGCCATCCGCCGGCGTCGGTGGCGAGCAGCGTGCGACACCACACGCCGATCTCGGTGCCGTCGCGCAGCAGCGGCTCGTCATGGGAGACCTCGAGGACGATCGACTCGACGGTCGTGCCAGCGAAGCTGTTCTTGGCCTGGTCGACCCGCCACGCGGAGCGATCCACCGTTGAACCGTTCTTGACCGCGCCGTTGATGGTGGCGAGTTCGTCGAGGTCGACGAAGAACGGGTCGGTGATCCGCCCGGCCCAGATCCGGACGTTGCCGCCGGTCGACACGTCGCCGGTTCGCCCCTCGGCGATGGGAGTGCCCATCGCGGCGTCGTCCCGGGCGTCCGCCCCGGTGAGCTCGTACAACTGGAGGGCCTGCTTGCCGTCGCCGTCCGGCTCGCCGAAGGCGAATCGGTAGGTCAGATCCTCCATCTCCGCGCCGTTGAAGTGAATCTTGATCTCGTAGCGCGCCTCGGCGTGGAAGCCGCGCTTGATGTCGGCCTTGGTCACCGAGCTGTTGACGTCCATCACGAACACCGTGGCGCGGTCGCCGTTGAAGACGTACAGGTCGTCGATGTAGAGCTGGCCGCCCTGGGCGGCCAGGGGGGTGTCGAGGTGGTGCGACATGAGTTCACTCCCGGAAATGCCGGATCTCTGGATGAATCCGAACATAGCCGGGCAAAAGCCCGCTCTCCGTGCCATCGGCCGAATCCGGCTCGCCTGCGCTGGCGGAGAACCAGCGGCACGCGGGGGTGGGCCGCCCGAGGCTTCTCGGACGGCCCACCCGCTCATGCCAGCGTCGTCAGATGCGCGACCACTTCTGGTTGGCCGCGCCAATGCAGTCCCACAGGTGCAGCTTGCCGCCGTTGTTGGGGTTGGCTTCCCGGACGTCCACGCACTTGTTGGCGTTGAGGTTTACCAGGTCGCCGGCCCCGTTGAGGGTGAAGCGCTGTGCCGGATTGCCATTGCAGGTGACCAGGTTGACCTCGGTGCCGTTCGCGGTGCCGGCCCAGGCGGGGTCCATGCACTTGCCCATCGCGCGGACGGTTCCGTCCGAGGCGAAGGTCCAGGCCTGCGCGGCGGTGGTGTTGCAGTCCCAGATCTGCAGCTTGGCGCCGTCGACCGGGTTGGCGCTGGGGATGTCGATGCAGCGACCGCTCTGCGTGCCCCTGATCCGGCTGGTGCCGGGAGCCGGGTCGCCCCCACCACCCGGGGTGTAGCCGGACACCCGCACGTAGTCGACGAGCATCTGCTGCGGGAACTGGGTGGAGCCGTCCGGGTAGCCGGGCCAGTTACCGCCGACCGCCACGTTGAGGATCATGAAGAAGGGATGGTCGAACACCCAGCGGTTGCCGCCGAGCCGGGCGGGATCGACCCGGTGGTACTGCACCCCGTCCACGTACCAGGTGATCACGTTGGGTTCCCAGTCCACCCGGTAGGTGTGGAAGCCGTCGGCGAGCGGCCCGCCGAGGGTGCGGCTGCCGGTGATGCCTCCGCCGCCGGAATAGCCGGGCCCGTGCACGGTGCCGTAGACGGTGTTGGGCTCCTTGCCGACGTTCTCCATGATATCGATCTCGCCGGCGTCGGGCCACCCGCCGCCGGTGCCGAGCATCCAGAACGCCGGCCAGATGCCCTGACCGCGCGGGATCTTGATCCGGGACTCGAACCGGCCGTACGTCTGGGTGAAGGTGGATGCCGTCAGCAGCCGCGCGGACGTGTACTCGCAGCGTCCGTAGTGGCACTGGTAGTTGGCGGGGTTGTCCCGGCGGGCGGTGATGACCAGGTTGCCCTGGCCGTCGTGGACGGCGTTGCTGGTGCTGTTCGTGTAGTACTGCCGCTCGTTGTTGCCCCAGCCGCTGCCGCCGATGTCGAACCGCCATTTGTTCTGGTCGACGGGCGTGCCGGCGGGGGAGTTGAATTCGTCCTGCCAGCTGATCGCGCCGATGTCGGCCTCGGCCCGGTCGGGGTGCGTTGGGAGGACGAGCGCCGCGGCGGTCGCGACGAGGGCGACCGCCGCGAGGGCGAGGGGGCGAAAGCGGAGGCGGGGGCGGGTTGTGAACACGTGAAGCTCCTCAGCAGGGGGGTGGCGGAGGCTGCGCGACGGAAGGTGCGGAGAGTCAGAGAGCGCTCTCCGTAACGAAGTATGTCGATATAAGGTCTTTCTGTCAAGAGTGTTTCCAATTCCCGCACCCCCCTCGTCACGCTCCGTGCAGTCGAGGCTCCGAGATGGACGCGACGGCCGTGGGGGCGAGCTCGTCGGACGTGGCCAGCGCCGCGCGGGCGAGCACCCGATAGCGGTCGAATCGACCCTTCCTATTGCCGTGGGGCGTCCACCCGGGACAGGATGGCGAGGCGTGCAGGAAACGTCCTCGTAACCTGCGCGCTGCTGGTCTCTGTCACAAGGAAGTGGGAGTCAGTCATGAGCGACGCGTCGGCGGCACTGGGTGTGCGCCTCTACCCGGACCTGGTCGAGCGGGGTGGTCTGGCCCCCGCGCTCCTCGAAACCGCTACCCGCCACGGGCTCGACGTCGGTCGGGTGACCGCCCCCGAGCAGGGTCGGAGCCGGTTCACCTGTGCCGAGCTGCACTCCGACCAGGGCGTGGTCTGCGTGGGGCTGGGATCACAGGCCCGCTACTTCATGATCGACCTTCGGATCGCGGGCGAGGTCCTCGCGCGGGGCGACGTCATGGACCTGGTGCAGGTCGCCCAGGTGGCCGCGGCCTGGCAGGCCGGGATGACGATCGCCGAGCTCACCGCTCGGTTCCCGTTCATGGAGGAGATCAAGCACCGCTCGGCGCCGGTGGCCCAGGTCAGCTAGCCGCAGGTCCCGGCGGGAATGGCTGTGGCCGTCCAGCGGATGGTCGCCGATCTGCACGCGGCCACGTCCTGAACATCCTCACTCACCCCCAGGCGTGACGGACGCACGACGACTGGGCAGATCAGCAGCGCTGCCGGGGTGGCAGAGGTGCGCCGGTGCCGACGCCACGGTTCAAATAGGTCGACTGGACGAAGGCGACGAGGCGTTCCGCGTCGGTCGCCGTGGAGGCCAGCCCGAAGGACACGCGGACCGCACCACCCGTCGGCAGCCGCAGCGCCGCGAGGTACTGGTCGATCGTGTCGACCCGCGCCAGCAGTCGCCGTCGGATCGAAGCCCGGCTGATCTCGAAGGCGCCCTCCGCCGCGCCCGGGTTGCAGAAGCAACCGGTACGCAGAGCGAAGCCCGCCGCCGCGGACTCCCGCGCGACGAGCCGCTCGTCGACCACGGTGCCGTCCGGGTGGCGGAGGTTGAACGTCACCGTGCCGCCGCGCCCGGCGCCCGTCGTCGGCCCGTACACCTGGACCAGCGGTCGGCCGCTGTCGTGCCGCAGCGTGGTCAACCGCTCCAGCAGCCATTCGGTGAGCAGGCCGACCCGGGAGTGGACGAGGTCCACGCCGATCGAGTCCAGCCAACGCAGCCCGAACTCCACGTCCGGGATGCTCAGGAAGTTGAGCGTGCCGTCCTCGAACGCCGACTCGTCGTCCATCGACCGGTGCCAGTCGCCCTGCACGCTGACCGCCCGGATCGTGCCGCCGGCGAACCAGGGACGGCGCAGCCGGGCCAACGCGTCACGGCGGGCCAGCAGCGCGCCGACCCCAGTGGGGTAACCGAAGAGCTTGTACCAGCTCAGGCACACGAACTCCGGCCGGACGACGCTGAGGTCCAACCGGTTCGTCGGCGCGAAGGCGGCAGCGTCGAGCAGCACGTCGTATCCGCGCTGGTGGGCCAGCTCCACCCAGGTCAGCGGGTGCTGCACGCCAGAGAAGTTGCTCTGCGCCGGGTAGGCGAACAGGCCGCGACGACCCGTCCGACCCCACCACCCCGTCAGCCCGCCCCGGCCGGCGTCGAGCACCGTGACCAGGTCCGACTCGGCGACCCGTAGCTCCGGCCCACTCAGCGGTACGTAGCGTGCGGACGCGCCGGACCTCCGGGCGTACTCGCGGATGCCGTTGACCGAGTTGTGGTTGTCCCAGGTCAGCACGAACGGCGAGGCCCGGCCGAAGTCGTACGCCTCGCCGACCAGTCGGCAGGCGCCGCTGGCGTTGGGAGTGAAGACGACCGCGTACTCGGCCGGGTCCGCGTGGAAGAAGTCGAGCACCGCGTGGCGCGCCGACTCCACCAGCGAACCAGCCGCCGCACTGGTGGGGTTCTCCGAGTGTGGGTTGCTGTACATGCCGGCGAGCAGCCGGTCGTGATGTTCGCGCACCTGGGCCTGTGCGGCAACCCCGGCCCCGGCGTAGTCGAGGTACACCTGCCCGTCCCGGTCGAGGTGTCGGTACTCGGTGGCGCGCAGGTCGTCGATCCGGGCGGTCGCGGTGTATCCCGGCAGCGCCGTGGGGGAGGTGTGCGGGGCCGGCTCAGGTCGCACCATGGGAGTCCCGCCGCACCAGCACCGCCCAGGTGGCGCCCAGGAAGAGCACCACGAAGCCGCCGAGCACCAGCCAGTTCACCCACACCGGCCGGGAGAAGGTGTCGCCGTACGTGGCCAGCAGCGGCGGGCCGAGCGGGGAACCGCCATCGCGCCAGAGCCGTTCCACCCCGGCGGTGTGCCCCAGGCCCTCGAACGCCCACCGGTTCGACATCGCGTAGCTGAGCCACTGCCCGCCGACCGCCATGGCCGGCACCGGCAGGATCGCGCCGACGAACAACACCTGCGGGAAGCAGAGCATCGGCAGCATGAGCGTCGCTTGGGCCGCGTCGGACACGGCCGCGGAACACAACAGGCCGAGGGCGAGCGCTGCCGCCGAGGAGAGCAGCAAGGTCGCGTACACGGCGGCGAACTCGGGACCATCGACCGGAGGCAGCCTGTCGATTCCGCGCAACACCCCGAGCAGGGCCAGGTCCACCAGGGCCAGCAGCGGCAGCAGCACCGCGACCTTTCCCATCAGGTACGGCACCAGCCGGACGCCCGCAAGCCGCTCCCGACGCAGGATCGGTAGCTCGGTGCAGATCTGCAGTAACCCGTAGGTCAGCCCGAAGAAGAAGCCGCCGAACGCGATCCAGAACAGGATCATCACGGTAACCGTCGGGCTCGGTCGTGTCGGCTCGAACGCCCCTGGACGAAACAGCAGTGCGAACATGCCGAGCACCATCAGCGGCGAGCCCAGCAGGATCGCCAGGGTCAGCCGATTGCGGACGACGATCTCCGCGTTGCGCGCGGTGAGGACGGCCCACTGGCGCAGCCGACCGACCTGACCGGGCACCGGCGCGGTGATGTCACCATCGTCGATGGTACGTGCCGTCGGGCCGGCGTCGCGCTGCGCGGAGAAGCGATCGGGCCACTCGGCCGGATGCGTCGCCTCGTCCAGCCGCAGGTGCACCTCGACGAGGGACCGCAGGCCGAAGAATTCCCGGGCGGCGGCAGGCGTACCGGTGAAGGCCAAACGGCCCTGGCGGGTCAGCACGACGACCCGGTCGCAGCGGTCCACGTCGGTGATCTGATGGGTGGTGAGCACGACGGTGGTCCCCGCGTCGGCGAGCGTGCGCAGCACCCGGAGCAACTCCACCGCGATCGCCGGGTCCAGCCCGGAGGTGGGCTCGTCCAGGAAGAACACACCGGGCCGGGTGAGCAACTCGACGGCGATGCTGGCGCGTTTGCGCTCACCGCCGCTGAGCAGGCCCACCGGCACCGCGGCCCGTTCGGTGAGCCGCAGCTCGGCGAGCACCTCCGCGACCCGCGCACTGACCTCGATCGACCCGGTCGCGGAGGGGAGGCGCAGTCGGGCGGCGTACCGCAGGGTGCGGGCCAGAGGCAACTCCCGGTGGATGATGTCGTCCTGCGGGACGAAACCGATCGCGCCAGCTCCGGCGATGCCGTCGTACGTCACGGCGCCCACCGTCGGTCGCCGTACCCCGGCGAGTATCTCCAGCAGGGTGGTCTTACCGGCGCCGCTGGCGCCGATGATCGCCACCAGTTCGCCCGGTGCGATGGCCAGCGAGATGGCGTCCAGGATCTGGCGACCGCCCCGCACACTCTGGCCCAGACCATTGGCAGCGATGCCGACGCTGGCACGTGAGGGAGACGTGGTCTGCTCGGTCGTCATGTCGAAGGCCCGATCCGGTCGGTGAGGGGTCCGCCTGAATATCGTGCCTCGCCGATGTTACTGACCACGGGGTCGCGGTGGCGATCTCAGACCCGCAGAAGCTGGGCCTGACCATCGAGCCTGGCCGGGTGCACTCGATGGGCTGACCGCCCAGGCTGTCGGCATCCAGGTCGGCGACGCCGTCGAAAACTCGGCGAGTTCGGCTACGCCGAGACCTCGGCGAAGAACTGCCGCAGAGCGTCGGCGACCAGGGTTGGTGCCGTCATGGTCACGAAATGCGACTGGCCCGGCCAGACGACGTGGCGTGCCGCCCGAATCGTCGTGGCGAGGGTGTTCATCGTCGTGGGCATCGGCTCCCACGTGTCGGCACCGGCCAGCAGGAGCGTTGGTACGGAGATCGAGGACCACCGGGCGACGTCTGTGCTGTCCCCGGCGAGGGCCTCGAGATCGTGCAGCCAGCCGATCGCCGAACGCCGCGCCTCGACCGGGTCGGGCGTCCGGTCGCCCGCCGCGGCGGCGAATGCGGCGACGATCTCCGCCGGAACCCGTGTCACGTCGTTCAACACCGCTGCCATCGCCTCGGCGTCGTCGCGCGCGAAGGCGGACCGGTACCTGCCGAGCAGGGGTGCGATCTCCGGTCCGGCCGCGAAGAGCGGGGGCTCGAAGATGGCCAGCGAGCGTATGTTGCGCGGATCAGCCGACGTGGTGTGCAACGCCAGGGTCGCACCGTAGGAAGCTCCAACGAGGTGGACCGGCTTGGCCGAGGGCCGGCGCGCCGCCGCGATGACGGCAGTCATGTCGGCGGTCTCGTCCTCGAAGGACTTGGTGCCGGGCGGGACGTCGCTGGGACCGTATCCGCGCCGGGCGGGCATCCAGACCTCGTGGTCGCGGGCGAGGTGATCCGCGACGCTGGCCCAGGAATGCAGCCCACCACCCGATCCGTGCACGAGGACGACGGGGTCGCCGACACCCAGGCGCCGGACCACCAGGCGGGTCCCGTCGGCCGACTCGACGTATTGATCGTGGCTGCTCACGTCTGCTCCCGTGTTCCGGTCGGCCAGTTGCTCAGAGTGGTGTGCACCGCGTCGAGGATCGAGCGCCACGACGCGTCGACATCGCGGGGATGCCCGAAACCGTCCACGGCTTCGAGACTCGCGAAGCCGTGGAAGGTGCTGCGGACGAATCGCATCGCGTCGGTCAGTGCCGGCTCGTCGAGCCCATACCCGCGCAGCATCGCGTAGCTCAGCTCGATCAGGCGCAGGTGCCCCGCCGAGTTCGTGCCGACTTCGGGTGGCAACTGGAGTTGGGTCGCGGCGTACTGCCCCGGGTGCTGGACGGCGAAGGCGCGCCAGGCGTCAGCGAACCCGACGAGGGCCTGGTGGCCTGCTCGACCAGCCACGGCGATCGCGAGTTGATCGGCGAACGCCGCCGCCGCCTGGACCGCGACGTGCTCGATCAACGCTTCGCGACTGCGGACGTGCACGTACAGCGCGGCGTCCGTGACCCCGAAGTGCCGGGCGACGGCGGCAACGGTCAACCGCGACAAGCCGACCGAGTCCGCCAGTTCGGCTGCGGCGGCCGAAACGCGCGCACGTGTCAAACCCTGCCGTGGCATACCGATCCTTTGACTCACTAGGATTTAACTTAGGGACCCTAAGATACCACCGCCGCGAGCGTGGTCTGCCGACCCGGGGGCATGAACGGCCCAGTCGGGGGAAGACCGGCCGTTCCGCCGCCGAACAGGAGAGCCCGGATGAGAGCCGTCGTCTACGCGGGCGTTCGGACCGTCGCAGTCCGGGAGGTGCCCGACGCGACGCTGGAGGCGGAGACCGACGCGATCGTGCGGATCACCTCCACCGCCCTGTGCGGCACCGACCTGCACATGTACGACGGAAGGACCGTGGCCGAACCCGGGCTGGTGCTCGGCCACGAACCGCTGGGTGTGGTGCAGGAGGTGGGCAGCGCGGTGCAGACCGTGCAGCCCGGCACCCGCGTGGTGATCCCCACGCACCTGTTCTGCGGGACGTGCGTGATGTGTGCCCGGGGCCTCTCCGCGGCCTGTCTACGGGCCCGGGCCGAGGGCCCGGGCGCGGCGTACGGCTACGCCGGAATGGGTCCGTACCGGGGTGCCCAGGCAGACCTGCTGCGGGTGCCGTGGGCCGACGCCAACTGCGTACCCCTGCCCGGCGAGCCGGGGGACGCGTACGAGGACGACTTCGTGCTGCTCGCCGACGCTTTCGTCACGGGGTGGCACGCCGCCGCCACCCTTGCCGGGGTCGAGCCCGGTGACACGGTGGCCGTGTTCGGTGCCGGCGCCATCGGCCTGTTGGGCGCCTACTCGGCGCTGCTCCGAGGTGCCCGGATCGTGTACTGCGTCGACGCCCGGCTCGACAAGGCCGGCGAGATCGGTGCCGTGCCGATCGACTTCCGCCGTGATGACCCGGTCGAGCAGATCCGCGCCGACCGGGCCCGGGCCGGGTTGCCGCTCGGTGAGGAGAAGCTGGGCGGAGTCGACAAGGTCATCGACGCGGTCGGGTTCCAGGCCCGCGACCGGGAGCATCCCGACCAGGAGCGCCCAGACCAGGTCATCTCCGACGCGGCCCGGCTGGTCAACCCCGCTGGCGCGATCGCGGTCGCCGGCGTGTACCCGGACACGGACCCGCACCCCGGCCCCGGCGCGGACGGCCATGAGAATCTGGTCGCGCCGTGGGGGACGCTGTTCAGCAAGGGCGTCGCCGTCCGGTTCGGCCGCACCCACGACCGCCGCTACACCGTGCTGCTGCGGGACCTGGTCGTCGCCGGCCGGGCCCGGCCCAGCATGATCGTCACCCACCACGGCAGCCTCGACGACGCGCCGGAGCTGTACCGCAGCTTCGACCGCCGTGAGCACGGGGTGATCAAGGCGGTGCTGCACCCGTGAGCGACGAGCCGGAAAGCGGCGTGACGGAGCACTTCGACCCGCCCCTTCCGG
The window above is part of the Micromonospora sp. LH3U1 genome. Proteins encoded here:
- a CDS encoding DUF2188 domain-containing protein translates to MAKGDVDTYQEDGQWKNKPEGNERASSTHDVKADAQAQGREMAADRGVEHVIKKQDGTIGEKNTYPRSRDPRDIAG
- a CDS encoding DUF4331 family protein, whose product is MSHHLDTPLAAQGGQLYIDDLYVFNGDRATVFVMDVNSSVTKADIKRGFHAEARYEIKIHFNGAEMEDLTYRFAFGEPDGDGKQALQLYELTGADARDDAAMGTPIAEGRTGDVSTGGNVRIWAGRITDPFFVDLDELATINGAVKNGSTVDRSAWRVDQAKNSFAGTTVESIVLEVSHDEPLLRDGTEIGVWCRTLLATDAGGWRQINRAGHPMMWPIFWPHDTDFSDPANFRHPSRDLAEDGEEIATAVAGVVAANGTAPDPPAYGWSVARQLYPDVLSYKVGTAANYGFAIRNGRTMADNAPEVMFSLVLNTGTTSGLTSDVTKAARANTFPYVVPA
- a CDS encoding family 16 glycosylhydrolase; this encodes MFTTRPRLRFRPLALAAVALVATAAALVLPTHPDRAEADIGAISWQDEFNSPAGTPVDQNKWRFDIGGSGWGNNERQYYTNSTSNAVHDGQGNLVITARRDNPANYQCHYGRCEYTSARLLTASTFTQTYGRFESRIKIPRGQGIWPAFWMLGTGGGWPDAGEIDIMENVGKEPNTVYGTVHGPGYSGGGGITGSRTLGGPLADGFHTYRVDWEPNVITWYVDGVQYHRVDPARLGGNRWVFDHPFFMILNVAVGGNWPGYPDGSTQFPQQMLVDYVRVSGYTPGGGGDPAPGTSRIRGTQSGRCIDIPSANPVDGAKLQIWDCNTTAAQAWTFASDGTVRAMGKCMDPAWAGTANGTEVNLVTCNGNPAQRFTLNGAGDLVNLNANKCVDVREANPNNGGKLHLWDCIGAANQKWSRI
- a CDS encoding aminotransferase class V-fold PLP-dependent enzyme, with the protein product MRPEPAPHTSPTALPGYTATARIDDLRATEYRHLDRDGQVYLDYAGAGVAAQAQVREHHDRLLAGMYSNPHSENPTSAAAGSLVESARHAVLDFFHADPAEYAVVFTPNASGACRLVGEAYDFGRASPFVLTWDNHNSVNGIREYARRSGASARYVPLSGPELRVAESDLVTVLDAGRGGLTGWWGRTGRRGLFAYPAQSNFSGVQHPLTWVELAHQRGYDVLLDAAAFAPTNRLDLSVVRPEFVCLSWYKLFGYPTGVGALLARRDALARLRRPWFAGGTIRAVSVQGDWHRSMDDESAFEDGTLNFLSIPDVEFGLRWLDSIGVDLVHSRVGLLTEWLLERLTTLRHDSGRPLVQVYGPTTGAGRGGTVTFNLRHPDGTVVDERLVARESAAAGFALRTGCFCNPGAAEGAFEISRASIRRRLLARVDTIDQYLAALRLPTGGAVRVSFGLASTATDAERLVAFVQSTYLNRGVGTGAPLPPRQRC
- a CDS encoding ATP-binding cassette domain-containing protein; the protein is MTTEQTTSPSRASVGIAANGLGQSVRGGRQILDAISLAIAPGELVAIIGASGAGKTTLLEILAGVRRPTVGAVTYDGIAGAGAIGFVPQDDIIHRELPLARTLRYAARLRLPSATGSIEVSARVAEVLAELRLTERAAVPVGLLSGGERKRASIAVELLTRPGVFFLDEPTSGLDPAIAVELLRVLRTLADAGTTVVLTTHQITDVDRCDRVVVLTRQGRLAFTGTPAAAREFFGLRSLVEVHLRLDEATHPAEWPDRFSAQRDAGPTARTIDDGDITAPVPGQVGRLRQWAVLTARNAEIVVRNRLTLAILLGSPLMVLGMFALLFRPGAFEPTRPSPTVTVMILFWIAFGGFFFGLTYGLLQICTELPILRRERLAGVRLVPYLMGKVAVLLPLLALVDLALLGVLRGIDRLPPVDGPEFAAVYATLLLSSAAALALGLLCSAAVSDAAQATLMLPMLCFPQVLFVGAILPVPAMAVGGQWLSYAMSNRWAFEGLGHTAGVERLWRDGGSPLGPPLLATYGDTFSRPVWVNWLVLGGFVVLFLGATWAVLVRRDSHGAT
- a CDS encoding alpha/beta fold hydrolase, which translates into the protein MSSHDQYVESADGTRLVVRRLGVGDPVVLVHGSGGGLHSWASVADHLARDHEVWMPARRGYGPSDVPPGTKSFEDETADMTAVIAAARRPSAKPVHLVGASYGATLALHTTSADPRNIRSLAIFEPPLFAAGPEIAPLLGRYRSAFARDDAEAMAAVLNDVTRVPAEIVAAFAAAAGDRTPDPVEARRSAIGWLHDLEALAGDSTDVARWSSISVPTLLLAGADTWEPMPTTMNTLATTIRAARHVVWPGQSHFVTMTAPTLVADALRQFFAEVSA
- a CDS encoding TetR/AcrR family transcriptional regulator, which translates into the protein MPRQGLTRARVSAAAAELADSVGLSRLTVAAVARHFGVTDAALYVHVRSREALIEHVAVQAAAAFADQLAIAVAGRAGHQALVGFADAWRAFAVQHPGQYAATQLQLPPEVGTNSAGHLRLIELSYAMLRGYGLDEPALTDAMRFVRSTFHGFASLEAVDGFGHPRDVDASWRSILDAVHTTLSNWPTGTREQT
- a CDS encoding glutathione-independent formaldehyde dehydrogenase, giving the protein MRAVVYAGVRTVAVREVPDATLEAETDAIVRITSTALCGTDLHMYDGRTVAEPGLVLGHEPLGVVQEVGSAVQTVQPGTRVVIPTHLFCGTCVMCARGLSAACLRARAEGPGAAYGYAGMGPYRGAQADLLRVPWADANCVPLPGEPGDAYEDDFVLLADAFVTGWHAAATLAGVEPGDTVAVFGAGAIGLLGAYSALLRGARIVYCVDARLDKAGEIGAVPIDFRRDDPVEQIRADRARAGLPLGEEKLGGVDKVIDAVGFQARDREHPDQERPDQVISDAARLVNPAGAIAVAGVYPDTDPHPGPGADGHENLVAPWGTLFSKGVAVRFGRTHDRRYTVLLRDLVVAGRARPSMIVTHHGSLDDAPELYRSFDRREHGVIKAVLHP